Part of the Listeria innocua genome is shown below.
TGAAGACACCACTCGATTTTATTGATTTAGCGACAAAAGAATTAGAATATGACGTGTAAAATAGAGAGTTACCTTCTATAATAGGAGGTAACTTTACTTTTTTGATAGGAGGCGCTTGATGAACTTAGAAGAAATAGTCGCATGTATGTTATTAAATGAAAATGACAAAGAAATTCAGCGGACGCAAACGGAGCATCGTATGAAGTTGGTCGACTTTTGGCAAATTAAAAAAGGAGAACGTGTCCTTGAAGTTGGCTGTGGGCAAGGCGATACGACGGCAGTGCTTGCGAGTGCAGTTGGCGCAGATGGCTTTGTTCAAGCAGTTGACATTGCCCCGAGCACGTACGGAGCACCGTTTACGATTGGCGATGCAACGGCTCACTTGAAAAAATCTAAACTAGGTGCTCAAATTGATTTTAAACTAGGGACAGATATTTTAAATGGCGATATTACTTTTTCGGATAAAGCTTTTGATGTGGCGGTGTTATCACATGCTTCTTGGTATTTCAGTTCTAAAGAAGAGCTAATCGAAATGCTCGTTTTACTAAGCAAGTGGGCGAAACGGGTTTGTTACGCGGAATGGGATACGAGAATTACAGATGTGAACCAAACATCTCATATGTTAGCTGTATTGACACAAGCTTCCTACGAGGCATTCAAACAAGAAACCCAGTCGAATATCCGAACTTTTATCACCCCAGTAGACATGCAAGAAATTATCCAAGCTCATCATTGGAAGATAGGCGCGGAAACAAGTATTTTCTCAGAAAAAATGCAAGATAGTCGCTGGGAAATCAGTTATGTGAAAGATTTTATAACAAAAGAATTAGCCGCAGATATAGGTTTACCAGAAAAGTTCAAAGTATTTTTACTGAGCCAAAGCAATTTAATTACACTAGAAAATAGTTTGCCAATGGCGTCGTATTGCACTTTTTGGCATGCGGAGTAATTTTGCTTTCTTTTTCACAAGATTGCGATTTTTTATGCTATAATGGAACGTATTAACGAACTAAAGGAGTGTTGAATGTGAGAGCTGTACTTACTGTAATTGGAAAAGATAATGTGGGAATTGTCGCTGGAGTTAGTAATAAATTGGCAGAACTTAACATCAATATTGTCGACGTATCACAAACGATTATGGATGGATATTTTACGATGATGATGATGTGCGATATTAGCCAGATAACGAAAGAATTTGATGAAGTAAAAACAGAATTAACTGGAAAAGGTGAAGAACTCCAAGTAAAAATACATATTCAACGTGAAGAAATTTTTAACGCAATGCATAAACTATAGGATGGAGGCGATTCTAGTATGGAAACTAACCAAATTTTAGAAACAATACGTATGATTGAAGAAGAGAAGCTAGACATCCGAACAATTACCATGGGGATTTCTTTGCTAGATTGTATGGACGGTGACGGTGAAGTAGCTAGAAAGAAAATCTACCAAAAAATCGTGACAAAAGCGCGCAATCTAGTGGCTGTTGGTGAAGCGATTGAATCCGAGTTTGGTATTCCGATTATAAATAAACGGATTTCTGTCACGCCAATTGCGATTATAGCTGGCTCAAGCGCTGACACTGACTACGTAGAATTTGCTAAAACACTCGATGCGGCCGCAAAAGAAGTTGGCGTGAATTTTATCGGTGGTTATTCCGCTCTTGTCCAAAAAGGTTACACAAAAGGTGACGAGATTCTCATTCGCTCCATTCCGCAAGCTTTAGCTCAAACAGAACGAGTTTGCTCTTCCGTTAACGTCGGCTCGACTAGAACAGGAATCAACATGGATGCGGTTCGTCAAATGGGTGAGGTAATTAAAGAAACAGCTGATTTAACAGCAGACACTCAAGGACTCGGTTGTGCGAAACTCGTTGTATTCGCCAATGCAGTCGAGGATAATCCTTTTATGGCAGGAGCATTTCACGGAGTTGGAGAAGCTGACTGTGTTATCAATGTCGGCGTCAGTGGTCCTGGTGTTGTGAAACGCGCTATCGAAAAAGTAAAAGGCGAACCATTTGATATTGTTGCCGAAACAGTGAAACAAACAGCTTTCAAAATTACTAGAATGGGTCAACTCGTTGGTCAAGTCGCTTCTGAAAAACTCGGTGTTCCTTTTGGAATTGTTGATTTATCTTTAGCACCAACACCAGCGATTGGTGATTCAGTCGCACATATTTTAGAAGAGATGGGACTAGAGATGGTCGGAACTCACGGTACAACGGCTGCTTTAGCACTATTAAATGATGCGGTGAAAAAAGGCGGCGTCATGGCTTGCGGTCACGTTGGGGGATTATCAGGTGCATTTATTCCGGTTTCTGAGGATGCGGGGATGATTGAAGCCGTACAACAAGGCGCCCTTAATCTTGAAAAACTAGAAGCGATGACGGCAATTTGTTCAGTTGGACTTGATATGATCGCCGTACCAGGTGACACAACCGCCGAAACATTAGCTGCGATGATTGCTGATGAAGCTGCAATCGGAGTGATTAACAATAAAACAACCGCTGTCCGAGTAATTCCGGCGAGCGGTACCAAAGTTGGCGATATGGTCGAATTCGGTGGTTTACTTGGAACGGCGCCA
Proteins encoded:
- a CDS encoding PFL family protein, with translation METNQILETIRMIEEEKLDIRTITMGISLLDCMDGDGEVARKKIYQKIVTKARNLVAVGEAIESEFGIPIINKRISVTPIAIIAGSSADTDYVEFAKTLDAAAKEVGVNFIGGYSALVQKGYTKGDEILIRSIPQALAQTERVCSSVNVGSTRTGINMDAVRQMGEVIKETADLTADTQGLGCAKLVVFANAVEDNPFMAGAFHGVGEADCVINVGVSGPGVVKRAIEKVKGEPFDIVAETVKQTAFKITRMGQLVGQVASEKLGVPFGIVDLSLAPTPAIGDSVAHILEEMGLEMVGTHGTTAALALLNDAVKKGGVMACGHVGGLSGAFIPVSEDAGMIEAVQQGALNLEKLEAMTAICSVGLDMIAVPGDTTAETLAAMIADEAAIGVINNKTTAVRVIPASGTKVGDMVEFGGLLGTAPVMPVNGKSSASFIARGGRIPAPIHSFKN
- a CDS encoding class I SAM-dependent methyltransferase — protein: MNLEEIVACMLLNENDKEIQRTQTEHRMKLVDFWQIKKGERVLEVGCGQGDTTAVLASAVGADGFVQAVDIAPSTYGAPFTIGDATAHLKKSKLGAQIDFKLGTDILNGDITFSDKAFDVAVLSHASWYFSSKEELIEMLVLLSKWAKRVCYAEWDTRITDVNQTSHMLAVLTQASYEAFKQETQSNIRTFITPVDMQEIIQAHHWKIGAETSIFSEKMQDSRWEISYVKDFITKELAADIGLPEKFKVFLLSQSNLITLENSLPMASYCTFWHAE
- a CDS encoding ACT domain-containing protein, which gives rise to MRAVLTVIGKDNVGIVAGVSNKLAELNINIVDVSQTIMDGYFTMMMMCDISQITKEFDEVKTELTGKGEELQVKIHIQREEIFNAMHKL